One Phaseolus vulgaris cultivar G19833 chromosome 11, P. vulgaris v2.0, whole genome shotgun sequence genomic window carries:
- the LOC137831165 gene encoding putative disease resistance RPP13-like protein 1, whose amino-acid sequence MIERKIEWNGMKFCLVLDDVWNEHRDQWKLLQIPLKYGAKGSKILITTRINKVASTMESNNIHQLKQLQKDYSWQVFAKHAFQDDNSKSNSMLEEIGMKIVEKCQGLPLALETIGGLLQSKSYVSEWKGVLRSNIWDLPIEDSKIIPALLLSYYHLPSHLKRCFTYCALFSKDHEFEKESLIFSWMAENLLQCPHQSKSPEEVGKQYFNDLLSRSFFQQSIWNNQKRFVMHDLLNDLTKYVSGEMCYRLGVDRPGSVPKTTRHFSKVKNPIECDEYRSLRDVKRLRTFLFISKNCGMSIQDLISNFKRLRLLSLTDCHNKKEVPDTIANLVHLRSLDLSFTEIERLPDSISSLYKLQVLKLNYCNLLKELPSTLHELTKLCRLELKGTTLRKAPVLLGKLKKLQVWMSRFEVCKSSSEVSSIQQLGQLDLHGKLSIQNLENIVDPCDALAVDLKNKTHVVGAMFRMGFATEQ is encoded by the coding sequence AtgattgaaagaaaaattgaatggAATGGAATGAAGTTTTGTCTGGTCCTGGATGATGTTTGGAACGAACACCGAGATCAATGGAAATTATTACAAATTCCTCTTAAATATGGTGCTAAGGGAAGTAAGATTCTTATCACAACACGCATTAACAAAGTTGCTTCTACCATGGAGTCAAACAATATTCACCAACTAAAGCAATTACAAAAAGATTATAGTTGGCAAGTTTTTGCTAAACATGCATTTCAAGATGATAACTCTAAGTCGAATTCTATGTTGGAGGAGATTGGCATGAAGATAGTTGAAAAGTGCCAAGGACTGCCTCTGGCCCTTGAAACGATAGGAGGTCTCTTACAGTCAAAGTCATATGTTTCAGAGTGGAAAGGTGTACTGAGAAGCAACATATGGGACTTACCAATAGAAGATAGTAAAATCATCCCCGCTTTGTTATTGAGCTATTACCATCTTCCTTCTCATCTCAAGAGATGTTTCACTTATTGTGCGTTATTCTCCAAAGACCATGAGTTTGAAAAGGAGAGCTTAATTTTCTCATGGATGGCTGAAAATTTGCTACAATGCCCTCATCAGAGTAAGTCTCCAGAAGAAGTAGGTAAACAGTACTTCAATGATCTATTATCAAGGTCATTCTTTCAGCAGTCAATTTGGAACAACCAAAAACGTTTTGTGATGCACGACCTTCTGAATGATTTAACAAAATATGTTTCTGGTGAAATGTGCTACAGGTTGGGTGTTGATAGACCAGGAAGCGTACCAAAGACTACCCGCCACTTTTCAAAAGTAAAGAATCCTATTGAATGTGATGAGTATAGGAGCTTACGTGATGTTAAAAGGTTACGAACATTTCTTTTCATATCTAAGAATTGTGGGATGTCAATACAAGACTTGATCTCCAACTTTAAGCGCTTACGACTCTTATCTTTGACTGATTGTCATAACAAAAAAGAGGTGCCTGACACTATAGCCAATCTTGTACATCTCCGTTCATTAGACCTTTCATTCACAGAAATAGAAAGACTTCCCGACTCAATATCTTCACTCTATAAGTTGCAAGTGTTGAAGCTCAACTATTGTAACCTTCTGAAAGAGTTGCCCTCGACTTTGCATGAGCTCACTAAGTTGTGTCGCCTTGAACTTAAGGGAACTACTTTGAGAAAGGCTCCAGTGCTTTTAGGAAAGTTGAAGAAACTTCAAGTATGGATGAGTAGGTTTGAGGTTTGTAAAAGTAGTAGTGAGGTCAGCAGTATTCAACAACTAGGACAACTTGATCTTCACGGAAAGCTGTcaattcaaaatcttgaaaatattGTGGATCCCTGTGATGCATTAGCTGTGGATTTGAAGAATAAAACACATGTTGTGGGGGCTATGTTTAGAATGGGATTCGCAACTGAACAATGA
- the LOC137824962 gene encoding cytochrome P450 72A15-like translates to MEVDAAMMMMCVGFLIAFVIMFLTKALNWVWLEPKRAERFLRRQGLKGNPYTLFFGDIKAMSMMLHQAKSKPILINDDVAPRLAPFQNHLVKVSGKNSFFWYGPKITVNIMDPEAIKEVLNMMNDFPKPILNPLAKFLITGLVDLEGEKWSKHRKIINPAFNIIKLKLVLPAMYHSCNEMMKEWKMLLGERGSCMVDVWPFLNNLTADVISRTAFGSSYEEGKIVFQLLKEQAQLTAKVFQSVYIPGWRFLPTRLNNRMKKINYEIGNVLSGIIQKQEGIMKTCEAPNDNLLGLLLESNQKEIEDGGVKKDVGMNTNDVINECKLFYFAGQETTSVLLNWTMVLLSRFPNWQTLAREEVIEIFGTKEPDYEGLNRLKVVTMILYEVLRLYPPVTAITRVLRKKTRVGNMTLPEGALVTIPIVLVHHDFELWGSDAKEFKPERFSEGILKATNGQVSFIPFGWGPRICIGQNFALLEAKMALSLILQNFKFELSSSYVHAPVTVITAQPQFGTNIILQKL, encoded by the exons ATGGAAGTTGATGCAGCAATGATGATGATGTGTGTTGGATTTTTGATTGCATTTGTTATCATGTTCTTAACAAAAGCACTGAATTGGGTGTGGCTGGAACCGAAAAGAGCAGAGAGATTCCTGAGAAGACAAGGCCTAAAGGGAAACCCTTACACACTTTTCTTTGGAGACATAAAAGCAATGAGCATGATGCTGCATCAAGCAAAATCTAAACCCATACTCATCAACGATGATGTTGCTCCTCGCCTTGCTCCATTTCAAAATCATTTGGTCAAAGTCTCTG GTAAGAATTCGTTTTTTTGGTATGGCCCTAAGATTACAGTGAATATTATGGATCCTGAAGCAATAAAAGAGGTTCTGAACATGATGAATGACTTTCCAAAGCCAATCCTTAATCCACTTGCCAAGTTTCTCATAACAGGACTTGTAGATCTTGAGGGAGAGAAATGGTCAAAGCACAGAAAGATCATCAACCCTGCATTTAATATCATCAAACTCAAg CTTGTGTTGCCTGCCATGTATCACAGTTGTAACGAGATGATGAAGGAATGGAAGATGTTACTAGGAGAAAGAGGATCATGCATGGTAGATGTTTGGCCATTCTTAAATAACTTGACAGCTGATGTGATTTCTCGTACAGCTTTCGGAAGTAGCTATGAAGAAGGAAAAATAGTGTTTCAACTCCTCAAAGAACAAGCACAACTTACAGCCAAGGTCTTTCAATCTGTTTATATTCCAGGGTGGAG GTTTCTACCAACTAGATTGAACAATAGGATGAAGAAGATTAACTACGAAATTGGAAATGTACTTAGTGGGATTATCCAAAAGCAGGAGGGTATCATGAAGACATGTGAAGCTCCAAATGATAACCTATTAGGGTTACTATTGGAATCAAATCAAAAAGAGATTGAAGATGGAGGAGTTAAGAAAGATGTTGGAATGAACACCAATGATGTAATTAACGAGTGTAAGTTATTTTACTTTGCTGGACAAGAAACAACATCGGTGCTACTAAATTGGACAATGGTGTTATTGAGTAGGTTTCCCAATTGGCAAACACTAGCAAGAGAAGAGGTCATTGAAATTTTTGGCACAAAAGAACCAGATTATGAAGGATTAAATCGTCTAAAAGTT GTCACAATGATTTTGTACGAGGTTCTAAGATTATACCCACCAGTTACTGCCATTACAAGAGTCCTGAGGAAGAAAACTAGGGTTGGAAATATGACATTACCAGAGGGAGCACTGGTTACTATTCCAATTGTGTTGGTACATCATGATTTTGAACTATGGGGCAGTGATGCAAAAGAGTTCAAACCAGAAAGATTCTCTGAAGGAATCTTAAAAGCAACAAATGGTCAAGTTTCATTTATCCCATTTGGATGGGGTCCTCGAATTTGCATTGGCCAAAACTTTGCTTTGCTTGAAGCCAAAATGGCTTTATCTCTGATTCTGCAAAACTTCAAGTTTGAGCTATCTTCCTCATATGTTCATGCTCCAGTTACAGTCATAACTGCTCAACCTCAATTCGGCACgaatattatattacaaaagttgTAG